The genomic DNA GTCCTGGGCGAAGAACCCGTCCGGCGGGCTGATGGTCACCGCTTCGACGAGATCCGGGACGGTGCCCCACACGACCGGGAACACACCGGGATCCTCGACCGCACGCAGGACCACGGCGCCGGCGCCGTCCGCGGTGAGGACGCAGGTGGTGCGATCGGTGAAGTCGGTGACGGCGGAGAGCTTCTCCGCTCCGATCACCAGGGTCGTCCCGGAGGCGCCGGCACGGATTCCCTGGTCGGCGACGGCGAGGGCGTGGCTGAATCCGGAGCAGGCGGCACCGATGTCGAAGGCTGCGGGGGCGGAGAGGCCGAGCGCATGGGCGACGCGACCGGCCGCGCTCGGGGACCTCTCGGTGTCGGAGCAGGTCGCGACGATGACCTGGGTGACCTCCGAGCGGTCGATCCGGGCGTCGGCGAGGGCCGCGCGCGCAGCGTGGGTCGCCATCTCGGCGACCGTCTCGGACTCGCCGGCGATGCGTCGCTCCTCGATCCCGGTGCGGCGACGGATCCAGTCGTCGCTGGTCTCGACCATCTTTTCGAGGTCACGGTTGGTGAGGATCCGATCCGGCCGGTGATGACCGATGCCGATGATCGTGGACCCGGTCCGGGTGGGGGTCATGGAGGTCCTTCCTGCGGGGTGCAGTCTGCGGGGCGCAGCCAACGGGTTTCAGCCTGCGGGGCACAGCGGGGAGCGGCCGGCGGGGATGCCGAGCGGGGTCCATCATGGCGCACCTCCGGCTCGGTGGTTCACGCGGTGATGGTCACGCTCGAGCGGTCGTCGGCGCCGCGGCGCACGTGGATCTGCTCGGCGATCTGCGCCTTCATGTCCCCGACGTGGCTGACGATTCCGATCGTGCGGCCGTGCTCGGCGAGCCGGCCGATCTCCCGCACCACCGTCTCGAGGGTCTCGGGGTCGAGCGAGCCGAAGCCCTCGTCGATGAACAGGGTCTCCATCCGCACTCCTCCGGCCTCGCCGGTGACGATGTCGGCCAGCCCGAGCGCCAGGGCGAGCGAGACGAAGAAGGTCTCGCCGCCCGAGAGCGTCTCGGGAACGCGCACCTGGTCGGTGCGGCGGTCCATGACGAGCAGGTCGAGGCCGGTCTTGCGGGCACCGCGACTGCCGGTGTCGCGCAGCAGTTCGAGGTCGGAGCCCGAGAACAGGGCCAGTCGCGCGTTCGCGGCCTGCACCACGGCGTCGAGTCGCCACATCAGCACGTAGGTGGACAGCTGCACGCGGTCCCCGTCGGCGGAACGTCCGGTCGCGAGGTCGGCCACGCGCACCACGACTCCGGCCTCTTCGCTGACGGTCTCGACCTGGGCCGACGCGGCGGCGAGCGCTGTGCGGGCCTCGGCCCCGCGTTCGGCGACCGCCTCCAGGCGCGCGGCGATGCCGGCGGCCTCGCGGGAGGCGCTCTGGGCGGCGGTGAGCTTCTCGGTCGTCGCGGCGAGGGCCGCCTCCGCCTCCTGGCGGGCTTCGTCGGTCGCGGTCGTCTCGGTGATGCCTTCTTCGGCGAGGCCGTCGGCCAGGCGGGATTCCTCGACGGCGCGGGTCTCGACGAGACCGGAGAGGCGGCGGCGCTCGGGATCTTCGAGGACGGCCGCGCGGGCCTGGTCGTCGGTGGCGAGGCCGGAGGCGGCCAGGGCCTCCTCGGCCTCGGCAGCGAGCTCTGCGGCCTGCTGTTCGGCCTCGGTGCGTTCGCGCAGTGCTTCGCGCAGGCCGGTCGCGGCGCGAGCGGTGTCGAGGTGGCCGCGGCGACGAGCGGCGATGCTCTCGTCGTCCTCGCGTGCCTCGATGATCTTGGTGCGGTCGGCCTCGAGGGTCTTCTCGAGCTCGCTGATCGCGGTGCGTTCGCGTTCGACGGCGAGCGCCTCCTGCTCGCGGCGCGTGGCCAGTCGTGCGGTCTCCTCGTCGTGCCGAGTGATGCTGGCGTCCAGTTCGCCGGCCTTCGTCTCCGCGTCCCGGGCGGCGGCGACGCGATCCTTCGCCGCGGTGACCGCCTGCTGGGCGTCCTCGGGGGTGCGCTCCCCGGCTGCCTCCTGGAGCCGGGTGAGCTCCTGCGCGGCGAGGGCGTGGGCCTGATCAGCGCGGGTCTGCTCGGTCTCGGCCGTCTTCCTACGGGTCTCGGCCGCTTCGACCTGATCGGGGGTGACGGAGTCCTCGGCGGGATCTGCCGGGTGAGGATGCTCGAGCGCTCCGCAGACGGGGCAGGCCTTGCCCGAGGTGAGGTCGACGGCGAGCTCGGCGGCGATGCCGGCGAAGCGGCGGTGGCGCAGCCCGGCCTCGGCCGTCGCGAGTTCCTGTGCGGCGGCGAGGGCGCGAGCGGCCTGGGCCTTCGCCGTTTCGACGGCCTTGCGCTGGGCTACGGCGGCGGTCGCGGCGCCGTGCTGCTCCTCGGCGGTGCGCAGGGCGAGGCGAGCGTCACCGAGCGCGGCCGCGGCGGTGCGCCGGCGTTCACGGTCCTCGACGAGCTTCTCCCGGGTAGCGGGGCGCTCCGCGGCCCGTTGGACGAGTGCCTCGAGGGCCCGAACCGCAGCGGCGAGGCTCTCGCGGCGGTCGGTGAGCTCCTGCTCACGGCGGGGCAGGGCGTCCTCGAGGGCGACGAGATCGGCGAGTGCGCCGGCGGCGGAGGTCGCCGCGTCAGCTGCTTCGGTCAGATGCCGGGCGGCCTCGTCGGCCGCGGGCGCGGCGGCGTCGTCGTCGTCGGCGGCGGCGGCGGCCATGGTGGCGTCGTCCGCGTCGTCGGCGGTGGAGGCGGACTCTTCGTGCTCGGTCCCGGCCGCGGCGGCCCTGAGCAGGTCGACGAGCGCGGGGTGATCGGTGCGGGTGGTGCTCGCCCGCTGGGCGAGGCGTTCGATGGCGTCACCGGCCTTCGTCGAGGCGGTGTCTCGGCGCTGCAGGAGCGCCGCGACGGGCCGGGCCGTCTCGTCGCGGCGCAGGGCCGTGCGTGCACTCTGGACCGTCGGCCGTTCCTGCTCGAGGCGAGCGGCGAGGGTGTCGAGGTCGCGGCGGCGGTCGAGGCGCTTGCGGGCAGCTCGGGCCTCGTCGGCGGCGGTGCGGGCGCGCTGCTCGGCGGAGGCTGCGGTCTCGGCATGCTCCGTGGCCGCCGTGGCGCGGGCGGTGGCGCCGGCGAGGTGCTCGTCGGCGAGCGTGGCGAGTGGCTCGAGGCGCAGCGCGGCGGCGCTCTCCTGCAGCGCGGCCGCGCGCTCCTCCCCGACCCCGGCCGCCTCGAGGTAGCGGGCCAGCGCTCGCCCGAGGGTCTCCGTCGCGGCATCGACCTGCCGCTTCGCCGCCTTGCGCATCTCCTCGAGCTGCTTCTCGACGTCGGCGTAGATCTCGGTGCCGAACACGCGCTGCAGCACCTGCTGGCGCTCCCCCGTGCCGGCGCGCAGGAAGCGGGCGAACTCGTTCTGCGGCAGCAGGACGGTCTGGGTGAACTGCTCCCGGGTCAGCCCGACAGCGCGCTGGATCTCGCGACCCACCTCGTCGATGCGGGTCGCGAGCGCTTCGACGTCGGCGCCGCCGCCCGCGGTGTCCGCGACCACGGCGGGGATCAGCTGCGGGGAGCCGATCCGCCACAGCACGGCCTTTGCCTGTTCCGGGGTGGTCCCCGTGCCGCGCTTCTTCGCCCGATCGAAGGGCGGCTGGCGGCGCACGCGGTAGATGCCGGAGCCGGTCTCGAACACGAGGTCGACGACGCTCGCCGCGGTGGGTGGAGCGAACTGGGAGCGGATGCGGTCGCCGCTGGTGGCGCTGCCGGCGACGTGGCCGTACAGGGCGTAGACGATCGCGTCGAGGATCGTGGACTTGCCCGACCCCGTCGGCCCCTCGAGCAGGAACATGCCGCTGGCCCCGAGAGCCGCGAGGTCGATGTCCACGGTGCCGGCGAAGGGGCCGATGCCGGTCAGGCGCAGGTGATGGAGCCTCACGAGGCCTCCCGCTTTCCGCGCGCCTGCGTGTAGGCCTGCTCGAGGACCTGATGCTCGGCGGAGGTGGGGTCGGCGCCGGTGGCCGCGGCGAGGAACTCGTCCATCACCTCCAGCGGGTTCTGCTCGCGACGCACCACCGGGGAGTGCTCCCGCGCGATGCGACCCTCGGGCTCGTACTCGGTGACCAGCAGGTGTTCGAAGGCTTCCCGCAGCTGTTCCTGCAGGTGCGCGGGCCGGGCGGTGTCGGTGACGACGGCCTTGACCCAATCGGTGCCGTGCAGATCCTGCTGGGCGAGGATCTCCTCGAGGGTGCCGCGCAGCTCGGTCAGGGGTCTCGGGATCGGGGTCTCGATCCGCTCGACGCTCACCGCGACGGCGCCGTCCTCCTCCCCGCGGGCACCGAGGTCGACGAGCAGTACGGACTTGCGGTGCCGGCGCTCGGAGAAGGAGAAGGCGAGCGGCGAACCGGAGTACCAGGCGGGGGCGCCGACGGTGCCGGTGAGGTCCTGGCACCCGTGAAGGTGGCCGAGGGCGAGGTAGTCGATGCCACCGAGCACGCCCGCAGGCACCGAGTCGACGCCGCCGACGGACAGGTCCCGCTCGGAATCGCTGGCCTCTCCCCCGGTGACGAAGGTGTGGGCGAGCACGACGGTACGGGCGCCCGGATGCGCCGCGGCCCGCTCGCGCACGCGGTCCAGGGCGGCACGGGTGACGGCCTCGTGGCTGCGGGCGAGCGGCTCGGCGCCGTCGGCCGCGAGCTCCGTGCGGGCGCGGTCGGGCTCGAGGTAGGGCAGGCCGAAGAACAACACCTCGCCGTGGGCGTCCTGCACGCTGACCGGGTGCTCGATGCCGGGCACGTCGGTGAGCAGATGGATGCCGGCGCGCATGAGGGCGCGGCCGAAGCCGAGCCGCTCGGCGGAGTCGTGGTTGCCGGAGGTCAGCACCACGGTGGCACCCGTGTCGGCGAGACGCGCGAGAGCATCGTCCAGCAGCGTCACGCTCGAGACGGCGGGCACGGCGCGGTCGTACACGTCGCCGGGGATCACGACGACGTCGACACTCTTCTCGGTCACCAGGTCGACGAGCCAGTCGAGGAAGGCGGCCTGGTGCTCGTGCAGGTCGACCTTGTGCAGAGTGCGCCCCAGGTGCCAGTCCGAGGTGTGCAGAATTCTCATGGGCCCGAGCCTACGAGCGGCGGCCGACGGATGAGCACGCCGACCCGGCACGACACGCAACGCGACGCGACACGTCCCGCGCTGTCCTGTTCCGGCCCAAGTCACCTGGCCCAGCACGCCGCTCAGGTTAGGCAGCCCCCGCCCGACCGGGCCCAACCCTGATCGACTTTTGCCGGCCGCACGACCGGTGCAGGACCCCACACCGGTCGGGGCGGTGCATAACTCGGCGGGAACCCACTTTGCCGCCAGCTCCTTCGAACCGCGGGCGAGCAGCGCGACGTCGGCCCCGACGAGCAGGAAGTCCACTCCGTCGGCCGCGTAGCCGCGCGCCACCTCGGGATCGAAGGCGTTCACGCCGACGGGCAGTCCCGCTGCAGCCGCCGCGTCGATCGCGCGGCGCACACCCGCGACCACGTCCGGATGGGACTGCCGGCCGAGCAGGCCCATCGAGGCGGCGAGGTCGGAGGGCCCGACGAAGATCCCGTCGATCCCGATTACCGCCAGGACGCGGCGGTCGACAACGCCCGCTCCCTCGTCGCCGACGCCCTCGAGCGCGGTCGAACCTGACCGCCGGTGGCTCCCCGATCGCCAGTCCGGGCACGTTCTTCGAGGTCAAGGTGCTGGCCGGGGCAGCGGCGGGCAGTCAGCCAAGCGTCATCGACGACCCCATGGCCCACCGCCGGTCGCCGCCGGGGGCCGCACCGTCGACCGCACCACCGACCGCTCCGCCGTCGCCCGCTACCCCTGGTAGGTCGCCTCGTCCAGGCCCGACATGGTCGGGTCGTGGTCGAGGTGACCCACCTCGTACATCGAGCTCATCCAGTGATAGAAGTTGTCGCCGCGCGCCTGCAGCCGCCGGTAGAGGTCGGCGAGCATCTCCGCGCGCGGCCCCTCGAGCTCCGGGTCGTCGTAGCGGTTGGTGAGCTCGTCGGGGTCGGTCACCAGGTCGTAGAGCTCGTTGCGGGACTCCGGGTTCACGACCAGCTTGTAGCGGCGACCGCGCAACATGCGCTGGGCGATCGGGAAGTGGTGCCCGTGGAACTCGCACAGCACGTGGTCGTCCCATTCCACCTGCTCACCGCGCACGATCGGCAGCAGGGAACGCGAGTCCACCGCGGGAGAGGTGTCGAGCCCCGCGAGATCGAGGAACGTCGCCGGCAGGTCCAGCAGCGTCACGAACTCCTCGCGCACCTGGGGCGGGCACCCGGGCACCCGCAGCAGGCCGCCGGTGCGGTAGATGTCGTCGTACATCGCCGGCCCCTTGTCGTGCAGCCGGTGGGAGCCGGTGAACTCCCCGTGGTCGGAGCTGAAGGCGACGGCGGTGGTGTCGGCCAGGCCCAGCTCCTCCATGGCCGCCAGGATGCGCCCGAACTCGTGATCGATCATGGTCACATAGCCCCAGTACACGGCGATGAGCTTGCGCGACTGCTCCTCGGTGAGGGTGTCGAAGGCCCAGTGCCGGGAGTAGTTCTCCTGCACCGGGGGCTTGTCGGCGAAGTCCTCGGCGATCGAGCGCGGCAGCTCCACGTCCGCCGGGTCGTACAGGTCGAAGTACTCGTCGGGGATCACGTAGGGCAGGTGCGGGCCGGAGAAGCTCGAGACCACGAAGAAGGGGGTCTCGCCGGTGCGGGCGCCCTCGGCGTAGCGGGTGAGCATCTCGATGGTGCGGTCGGCGAGGTAGTGCTCGAAGGTCGCCTCCAGCGGCTGGTGCAGTCGCGCGGCCAGCAGGTTGGAGACCTCCCCGTTGGGGAAGGTGCCGCGGATGCGATCGCTGATCGCGTAGGGCGGATGACCGTGCTCCTCGAGCCACGCGAGGTAGTCGGGATGGTCAACAGTGTTGTGCCAGCCCGGGTAGTGCTCCGCCTCGAAGCCGAAGTCGGCGGCGGTCCGCTCCTCGCCCACGTGCCACTTGCCCACGAGTCCGCACTCGTAGCCGTGCTCGCGCAGCGCCTCGGGCACCGTCCACTGGTCCTCGGGGAGGTCCTCGATGTAGCCGACGTTGCGCTCGTGGTTGGCCAGCAGCTTGTGACGGAAGGGGGCGGCGCCGGTGAAGAGGGAGGCGCGAGCCGGGGTGCAGATCGCCGTCGGCGTGAACCAGTTGTCGAAACGGGTCCCGCTCGCGGCGAGCGCGTCGAGCGTCGGGGTGCGGCAGATCGTGTTGCCGTAGCAGCCCATGGTGTCGACCCGATGCTGGTCGGTCATGAGCATGAGGATGCTGCGGCGACCCTGCGGTTCGGGTGCGGCGGAGCCGGTGGTGGCGGCGACGGGTGCGGAGGGGGTGGTGGACATGCGGGGGCCTTTCCGGTCGGGGCGGCGGGTCAGGAGCGGGAGGTGGCGAGCTGGTCCATCTGCTCGAGCTCGAGGTTCTTGGTCTCGGGGACGAACTTCAGCACGAACACGATCGAGACGAGGGCGACGGCGGCGTAGAGGGCGTAGGTGGTGCCGATGGACCAGGCGGCGAGCACCGGGAAGGTCAGGGTGACGGCGAAGTTCGAGGCCCACTCCACCCCGCCGGCGACGGAGGTCGCGGCGCCCCGGAGACGGTTGGGGAACATCTCGCCGATCAGCACCCACATGATCGGTCCCCAGGTGCCCGCATAGGCGAACACGTACAGGCACAGCGCCACCAGGGCCAGCACCCCGCGAATCGGATTCGAGGCGAGGTCGGGGGCGAGACCGCCGCCGTCCTGGGCGACCTGCGGGGCGGTGAGCATCACGATCGCCGTGACCACGAGGGCCGCGAACATCGCGACCGAGCCCCACAGCAGCAGCGGGCGCCGCCCGATCCGGTCCACCAGCAGCATGCCGACGATGATCGCTGCGATCTTCACGCCCGTCAGGACGAGGGTCTGCTGGAGGGCATCCTGCTCGTCGAAGCCGATGGTGGAGAAGATCGTGGTCGCGTAGTAGAAGATCGCGTTGATCCCGACCAGCTGCTGCAGGGCGGCCAGGCCGATGCCGACCCACACGATGCGCTGCAGGTTCGATCCGCTCGGGGTGAGCAGAGAGCGGAATCCGCCGCCGCCGTGATCGCCCAGCGAGAACCTGATCTCCTCGACGCGCTGATCGACGCCCTGCTCACCCACGGTGCGCACGAGCACCGCGCGGGCCTCCTCGAGGCGGCCGCGGGAGATGAGGAAGCGTGGCGACTCGGGTGTCACGAGCGAGGCGACCAGGTAGATCACGCCGCCGACGGCGACCGAGAGGAAGGCCCACTGCCACACCTCGAGGTCGAGGCCCGCGATCCCCAGGTGGGAGGTCGACAGCGGCGCGTCCCCGGTCGGGGCCGGAGCGGCCCCGAGCATCGCGTCTCCCAGCAGGCCGCAGACGAACAGCCCGATGATCAGCATGAACTGGCGCAGGGAGACGAGCATGCCGCGCATCGAGGCGGGCGAGGTCTCGGAGACGTAGGCGGGGGCGATGGTCATCGCCGCACCCATCGCCATCCCGGAGAAGAGGCGCCAGAACAGGAACATCGCCATCGAACTGCCGACGAAGGCGGTGCCGACGGAGGAGACGATGAACAGGATCGCGGCGATCACCATGATCGCCCGGCGGCCGACCCGGTCGGAGAGGCGCCCGGCGAGGAACGCCCCGAGCACGGCGCTGAGGACGCCGAAGGCCACGGCGAAGCCGAGCAGGCCGGTGCTCGCGCCGGTGTGGAAGGCCAGTGCGTTCTTGACGACGTTCAGCGCCATCGCGTCCCAGCCGAACATGAGACCGGAGATGGACGCGGCCAGTGCGGCGCCCAGTGCGCGGCGACGTGCGGCGCGGGGGACGGTGGGGCTCGCCGCGGTGGGCGAGGAGGCGGCGGAAGCGGGGGTCGGACGGGTCATGCGAACAGGTCCTTTCCTGGTCGACAGGGGCGTCGGGGCGGCTGCCGGAGGCGGTCGGGCGCGGGGAGTCATCCCTGTGTGGCGCGACCTCGCGGGGAGAGCACGACGAGGGCGGCGCCGACGGCGCCGGCGAAGGCGTCGAGGCGGCCGCGGGCGAGCGGCACCAGCGGGAATCGCTCCCCCACCCCCTCGGCGACGAGGGGGCGGACGGCGTCGAGCAGATGGTCGTCGGTGTCGAAGAGGTCACCGGTGAGGATGACTTCGTCGGGGTCCACCAGCGTGGTGGTGAGGACGAGGGCGCGCGCGATCGACCGTGCCACGCGATCGAGGACGGGCCGCAGCGCCTTCGGGTGGGCAACGAGCGCCCCGGGCAGCTCTGACGGGGAGCGCAGCACGATCCCGTGGGTCCTCAGGGCGGCGAGCACGGCAGGGGTGGAGGCGACCGTCTCCAGACAGCCGGATCGTCCGCAGCGGCAGGTCATGCCGGGCTCCTCGACCGGGAGGTGGCCCACCTCCCCGGCCATGCCGGTCGCTCCGAGGTCGAGAGCGCCCTCCCGGACGACAGCCCCTCCGACGCCCTGATAGCAGCGCACGTGCAGGGTAGTGCGCCCGTCCTCCGCGCTCGCCAGGTGCTCCGCGAACGCGGCGAAGCGCGTGGTGTTGTCCACCTGGACGGGAAAGCCGTGACGCGCGGTGAGGTCGGCGACGAGGGCGCGCCAGGGGGCCCGCTCCGGACGCGTGAGGGAGATCGGACCGGAGACGCCCAGGCCGATGCCGCGCAGGGCGGGGGTGCGCTCCGGGAGGTCGAGCCCGTCGAGCAGCTCGTGCACGATCCGGTGCCGGGGGCCGCCGCCGAGGGCGTCCTCGTGTGCGCGCTCCTCCTGCGCGAGCGTCTCGCCGAGGATGTTCAGGGTGACCACGCGGACCGCGCCGTGGGCGAGGTCGATGCCGATCGCGCGCACGGCGTCGGGATCGACTGCGAGGCGCTCGGTGGGGCGGCCGCGGCCGTCCTGCTCGTCGTGCCCGACCACCGCGATCGCGCCCTCGTCCGTCAGGCGGGTCAGGACGGCGGAGACGGTGGAGCGTCCCAGCCCCGTCGTCTCGGCGATCCGGGCGCGGGTCAGCACCCCGCCTGCACGGAAGGCCTCGATGACCTCCCTCTCGCGTGCAGAGGCGGGAGCCTGATGAGACCCCGTCGTGGACATGGCGCCCACGCTAGAGGGCGCGATTTCTTCCGGGTGGCGGGTGCAGAATTAGCGCGCGGATGTGACGCACATCACAGGTGGCGGTGATGCTCGGTCGCTGCAGCGGGAGGCACACCTCCGGTGCAGCCGTCCTCGCGCTCCCGGCGCCGGGCGGCCCACCCGGACGGGCCCGTCACCAGCACCGACCGCACCCGTGACGCCGCGCCCCGGCAGGCGTAGCGTGCCTACATGGCTCCTGATGCGCAGTCCACCCCGACCTCAGCCCCCGACATCACCGCCGACGTCGTCGTCCTCGGCGGCGGTCCCGTCGGCGAGAACGTCGCCCAGTACGCGATCGAAGGCACCGAGATGACCGCCGTGCTCGTCGAGGGCGAGCTGCTCGGCGGAGAGTGCTCCTATTACGCATGCATGCCCTCGAAGGCGCTGCTGCGCCCGCTGTCCGTGGCCGACGCCGCCGCCCATCTGCCGGGGATCACCACCCCCGAGGTCCGGCGCGAGGAGCTGCTGGCCCGGCGCGATGCCTGGGTCTCCCACTACGACGACTCCGGGCAGGTGCAGTGGGCAGAGGGCGCGGGCCTGCAGGTGGTGCGCGGCCACGGCCGGATCGCCGGGGAACGGGAAGTGCTCGTCGAATCCCCCGACGGCGCGGGGCCGACGCGCGTGCGGGCCCGGCGCGCGGTCGTGCTGGCCACCGGCTCGCAGGCCGTGATCCCCGAGCCGCTGCAGCCCTTCACCCCCTGGATCTCGCGCGATGCGACCGGGGTGCGAGAGGTCCCCGAGCAGCTGGCGATCGTCGGCGGCGGCGTGGTCGCCGTGGAGGCCGCGACCTGGCTGGCCGCCCTCGGCGCGCAGGTGACGCTGCTGGTGCGGGGGGACGGACTGCTGACGGGCTACGAGCCCTTCGCCGGTGAGCACGTGCGCGAGGCGCTCGAGGCTCTCGGCGTGCGCGTCGAGCTCGGCACCTCCGTGGTCGACGGCGAGCGCACCGACGCCCGCGACACCGGGCTCGGCAGGATCCACGGCGGGCGCGTGACGCTCCAGGTGGAGGACGCGCAGGGCCGACGCGAGGTCGGCGCCGACGAGCTGCTGGCCGCCACCGGGCGCCGGCCCGCATTGAAGGATGTCGGGCTCGGGACGATCGGGCTGACCTCCGAGGACGTCATCGGCGCGACGGGCCCCACCACCCCCGAGGCGACCGGCTCGCCGCTGCCGGACTGGCTGCAGGCGGTGGGCGACGCGAGCGGGGAGGCACCGCTGACGCACTGGGGCAAGTACCGCGCCCGGGTGATCGGGCAGGCCATCCGCGCCGGCGTCACCGGGGAGCCGCTGGAGCCCGTGCCCGAGACCGTACCGGTTCCCCAGGTGGTGTTCACCGATCCCCAGGTCACCTCCGTCGGCCTCACCGAGGCGGCCGCGCGCACGGCCGGGCACGAGGTGGTCACGACACAGGTCCCCTTCGGGGGCGCGGCCGGCTCCGCCCTGCTGCGCGACGACGTGACCGGCACCGCCCAGCTGGTGGTCGACACGACGACGAAGACCCTGGTCGGAGCCACGTTCGTCGGCCCCGAGGCCTCCGAGCTGATCCATGCCGCCACCATCGCGATCACCGGGCAGGTGCCCGTGAGCGTGCTGCGACATGCGGTGCCGAGCTACCCGACGTCCTCCGAGCTGTGGTTGCGGCTGCTCGAGGAGCTGCCGCGGGAGCTGCGCACCGCCTGACCGGCTGCTCGCCGACCGGAGAGCCGGTGCCCGGTCTCCGGGGCCCGGGGTCCGGCGTCCGGCGTCCGGCGTCCGGCGTCCGGCGTCCGGCGTCCGGCGTCCGGCGTCCGGCGTCCGGCGTCCGGCGTCCGGCGTCCGGTACTACCTTCGGAGGAGATCCCGCAGTCGCACTGGTCATGGGTCCGGCGATCGGGTGCAATGGAATGCGAGGCGCCCGCCGGCGCCCGCTCCAGCGGCCCGGGAGGATCAGTGTTCGACTCGCACCGACGCCGACGCCACCTGCGCAATGCCGCACCGGGCGACGGCAGCGCGCTGCCGGACTATCAGCTCTGGCAGATCTTCCATCGCACCCTGTTCACGCTCGAGCTCGACGACGCCGCCGGGGGCACCGAGGTCTGCACCGTGGACGTGCACTACTTCGCGGACGACCTCGAGGACCGCGACAGCGACGAGACCTGGACCGACACGGAACAGGAGGGGCCTCCACCCCCGCCGGTGGCGCTGTACCGGGACGGACTCCAGGAGAAGGTCGCGGACCCGCCGGTGGCCTTCGCGGTCTCGGGCGGCGTGATCGAGGTGAAGATGGGGACGTACGGGCTCTCCCGCATGCACTACGTCCCCGAGGACGGTCCGACCCGGATGCTGCGCCCGTACCCTCGCTCGCTGGAGGGTCTGCGAGCCCGGTTCGGCCGACGGTTCCCGCGGGTCAGCCGGGCGATCGGAGCGCTCGCGGTGGTCATCCTGCTGGTGGGCCTCGTGCTGATGGTCCCCCAGGCCGCGGAGCTGATCACCCAGGTCGACATCGTCGCCGAGCACGTGGGCACCTTCACCTCACCGATCAGCCTGCCGGTCTGGGCGAACACGGCTCTGCTGGGGGCAGGCATCGTCGCGGGCCTCGAGCGCGCGCTGACCTTGCGCAATCACTGGCTGATCGACGCCGACACCACCTGGACGTCCTTCGCCTGAGCAGGCGCGGGACCTCGTGACCACGGGGAATTCGCTCGCCACCGTCACCGGCGCGCCCTACCCTCGACCCGTGACTTCCGGCTCTCCTCCTCCGCCCGGGTCCCTTCCGGACGCGCTCTACGCCGACCCGCGCCTGGCGGCCTGCTACGACACGTTCAATGGTGAGCGCGACGATCTCGACCGCTACGAGTCGATCCTCGCCGAGCTCGGAGCCCGCACCGTGGTCGACATCGGCTGCGGCACCGGAGCGCTGGCCGTTCGGCTCGCGGCCTCCGGTCTCGACGTCACGGGCGTCGATCCTGCCGCCGCCTCCCTCGAGGTCGCCCGCGGTAAGCCGTCGGCCGAACTCGTGCGCTGGGTCCTCGGCACCGCCGAGGATCTGTCCACTCTCGTGGCCGACGCCGCGGTGATGACCGGGAACGTGGCGCAGGTGTTCGTGACCGACGAGGGCTGGGCGAGCACCCTGCGGGCGCTGCGCGCCACCCTGCGCCGAGGCGGGCATCTGGTGTTCGAATCCCGTCGGCCCGCGCGTCGGTCCTGGGAGGAGTGGCAGGCCGAGAGCGCCGAGCAGGTGTGGGAGGTGCCGGGAATGGGCCGGGTGGTCGGGGTCGGGCGCCCGACCCTCTGCGAGGTCGAACTGCCCCTGGTCACCTTCGCCGACGACTTCACGTTCGAGGACGGCAGCATCGTCACCTCGACCACGACGCTGCGTTTCCGGGAGGAGCGCGAACTGCGCTCTTCCGTGGAAGCAGCCGGATTCACCGTCGAGGAGATCCGCCAGGCGCCGGACCGCCCCGATCGGGAGTTCGTGGTGATCGCCCGGGCGAGCTGAGATCCCGACCGCCCTCATCGCCGCGGCCGGTCCGCGCCGACCCGGTCGTTGTCGGTCAGTCGCCGGTGCCCGTGTAGAAGCCGTAGGTCGCGTCGGCATTGCGCTGGGCGACATCCGCATCGACACCGGAAGCCGCGTGAGCCACCGCCCATCCATCGGCCGCACCTCGGTAGAAGGACTTGCCCTCCTCGGTGACCGCCCAGGCCTCGGCCTCGGACGGGGCCAGCGACCCCTCGACGGCGCCGAGGTGCAGGGCCAGGCCGAGCAGTCCGCCGTCCCAGC from Brachybacterium sacelli includes the following:
- a CDS encoding class I SAM-dependent methyltransferase, translating into MTSGSPPPPGSLPDALYADPRLAACYDTFNGERDDLDRYESILAELGARTVVDIGCGTGALAVRLAASGLDVTGVDPAAASLEVARGKPSAELVRWVLGTAEDLSTLVADAAVMTGNVAQVFVTDEGWASTLRALRATLRRGGHLVFESRRPARRSWEEWQAESAEQVWEVPGMGRVVGVGRPTLCEVELPLVTFADDFTFEDGSIVTSTTTLRFREERELRSSVEAAGFTVEEIRQAPDRPDREFVVIARAS